One genomic region from Terriglobus aquaticus encodes:
- a CDS encoding TonB-dependent receptor has product MAGRSSRHLLPLVAAACCTVFAVTTFAQAGRGGVSGTVTDTAGAVVPDAAIELREVKTGLVQKAASSHSGVYSFVSVAPGTYELTVTHPGFNTVLQKNVVVTVDQTNSINVHLPISSVNETVTVDASDSPINTSSATVGQLIPAETIDRVPLLTRNVYQLVQLSTGVSPANGTANSSDLQSINNARTGIDVSSYTINGSLQGNVYFMLDGSPIGVAENNIATIMPAFQVPQDGVAEFRVETQNTPASYASGGGGVISLVTKSGGNSFHGDAFGYFRPNAVAANDFFFKRANPGVGTPDYHRYQEGGAISGPILRDKLFFFGDYEATQQAYLETGSYTVPTAAERTGDFSADSFTIYNPLLPDDPNTGLRQPFANNIVPAANIDPVAKYFSDKLPLPNTAGLGPFHTNNLTTSGLAPLHAQKGDARIDFAPNSSNRIFGRYSYGHTQQGNSNQYGDANMFNPLYYVNLTTTNNILIGDDITLSPKLLLQLRYSFTRHNEKQTGDPRQDNYNITTAGFPQSLADQVVFKQIPLITFSDTAPVGGTGNYDNFIFVSENSDASASITHLLGKHELSAGFEYQKKFMNLGQPAFPAGAYSFDKTATSSTTFAGDGSDWASFLIGMGSAPGNEADNFTKDLFGAVASPYYATFVQDVYHVTPKFTATVGVRWEIFGGRTERHNRLEYFDPTLAYTVNGVALTGGERFVGGDRRSPFNTNWKDIGPRASFAWEPMPGTVVRSGAGIYYGPSANMVANTSFDSDGFTSSTTWNATQYNSDGNTVLLNPLSNPFPNGVVIPQGSAAGPATNIGVGLSTVLPNPRTLTTYNYNFGVEQQFPGHTVFTLAYVGSRGLFLSLGSIDLNTLPIQTIAQYGTQLCVDGSAGCQMVANKWNPILPATNPYAGSSTVPLWMSLLPYPQFSNGSFNHGVTVNGFPVADSSYNSLQTKVEKRLSNGLTMINSFTWSKLLTDASYTPLNFVGYHSGSPQDWRNLNLERAVSPQDVKFQFNSQISYDLPIGKGKLLNLHGVTNSLLGGWTVNTIVYLSSGVPIAAPVGTGNPYFNQRVDLTCNASQGAPHTAEQWFSPSCFSQPASQFAAGTAPAYLSNVRTDGAHNLDASLYKTFAMPHETNLRLEVAGYNVTNTVQYGYPNVFWNPDAVTDPTVLTGFGAVFGAANTPRQFQFGARYTF; this is encoded by the coding sequence ATGGCAGGACGTAGCTCGCGGCATCTTCTTCCCCTCGTGGCAGCAGCATGCTGCACGGTTTTCGCCGTTACCACGTTCGCCCAGGCTGGCCGTGGAGGCGTCAGCGGTACCGTGACCGACACTGCGGGAGCCGTCGTTCCTGACGCTGCGATCGAACTTCGGGAAGTCAAGACGGGCCTCGTCCAGAAAGCGGCAAGCTCTCACTCCGGCGTCTACAGCTTCGTCTCGGTCGCTCCCGGCACCTACGAACTCACCGTGACGCACCCGGGCTTCAACACAGTTCTGCAAAAGAACGTGGTGGTCACCGTGGACCAGACCAACAGCATCAACGTGCACCTGCCGATCAGCAGCGTCAACGAAACCGTCACTGTCGACGCCTCAGATTCGCCGATCAATACCTCCAGCGCAACCGTCGGTCAGCTCATTCCGGCGGAGACCATCGACCGTGTTCCGCTGCTCACCCGCAACGTCTACCAATTGGTACAGCTCAGCACAGGCGTATCACCGGCCAATGGCACCGCGAACTCGTCTGACCTGCAGAGCATCAACAACGCGCGCACAGGCATCGACGTCTCTTCCTACACCATCAACGGGTCGCTGCAGGGGAACGTCTACTTCATGCTCGATGGCAGTCCCATCGGCGTTGCTGAAAACAACATCGCGACCATCATGCCCGCATTCCAGGTGCCGCAGGATGGTGTTGCAGAGTTCCGCGTGGAAACGCAGAACACTCCGGCCAGCTATGCCAGCGGTGGCGGCGGCGTGATCAGCTTGGTCACCAAGTCGGGAGGCAACAGCTTTCACGGCGACGCCTTCGGTTACTTCCGGCCCAACGCTGTGGCGGCGAACGACTTCTTCTTCAAGCGCGCCAACCCTGGCGTGGGTACGCCCGACTACCACCGCTACCAGGAGGGCGGAGCGATCAGCGGTCCCATTCTCCGGGACAAGCTCTTCTTCTTCGGCGACTACGAAGCCACGCAGCAGGCCTATTTGGAAACGGGCAGCTACACGGTACCCACTGCTGCCGAGCGCACCGGCGACTTCTCGGCCGACAGCTTCACCATCTATAACCCGCTGCTGCCCGACGACCCCAACACGGGCCTTCGTCAGCCCTTCGCCAACAACATCGTTCCGGCGGCAAACATCGACCCCGTCGCGAAGTACTTCTCTGACAAGCTGCCGCTGCCCAACACCGCCGGCCTGGGACCCTTCCACACCAACAACCTGACCACCTCGGGTCTGGCTCCGTTGCACGCGCAGAAAGGCGATGCTCGCATCGACTTCGCCCCCAACAGCAGCAACCGCATCTTCGGTCGCTACTCGTATGGCCACACGCAGCAAGGAAACAGTAATCAGTACGGCGATGCCAACATGTTCAACCCGCTGTACTACGTGAATCTGACCACGACGAACAACATCCTCATCGGCGACGACATCACGCTGTCACCAAAATTACTGCTGCAGCTTCGTTATTCCTTTACCCGCCACAACGAGAAACAGACAGGCGATCCGCGCCAGGACAACTACAACATCACGACCGCCGGTTTTCCCCAGTCGCTGGCCGACCAGGTCGTCTTCAAGCAAATCCCGCTCATCACGTTCTCTGACACGGCTCCAGTGGGTGGCACCGGCAACTATGACAACTTCATCTTTGTCAGCGAGAACAGCGATGCCAGCGCGTCCATCACGCACCTATTGGGCAAGCACGAGTTGAGCGCCGGCTTTGAGTACCAGAAGAAGTTCATGAACCTGGGACAGCCTGCCTTTCCAGCGGGCGCGTACAGCTTCGATAAAACCGCAACCAGTTCCACCACGTTTGCCGGAGACGGCAGCGACTGGGCAAGCTTCCTGATCGGCATGGGTTCAGCACCCGGCAACGAGGCCGACAACTTCACCAAAGACCTGTTTGGCGCCGTGGCAAGCCCGTATTACGCAACGTTTGTGCAGGATGTCTACCACGTCACGCCAAAGTTCACCGCAACCGTGGGTGTGCGCTGGGAGATCTTTGGCGGCCGCACCGAACGGCACAATCGCCTGGAGTACTTCGACCCGACCCTGGCCTACACCGTGAACGGCGTCGCACTCACCGGTGGGGAACGCTTCGTGGGTGGAGATCGCCGCTCGCCCTTCAATACAAATTGGAAAGACATCGGCCCGCGTGCCAGCTTCGCTTGGGAGCCCATGCCCGGCACAGTCGTGCGCAGCGGTGCCGGCATCTACTACGGCCCCAGCGCCAACATGGTCGCGAACACCTCATTCGACAGTGACGGCTTCACCTCATCCACCACGTGGAACGCCACGCAATACAACAGCGACGGCAACACGGTGCTGCTCAATCCGCTGAGCAATCCATTCCCGAACGGCGTTGTCATCCCGCAAGGCTCTGCTGCGGGTCCTGCCACCAACATCGGCGTGGGCCTGAGTACCGTGCTGCCCAACCCGCGAACGCTAACCACCTACAACTACAACTTCGGAGTCGAGCAGCAGTTCCCAGGCCACACGGTGTTCACGCTGGCATACGTCGGCAGTCGCGGTCTGTTCCTCTCGCTAGGCTCAATCGACCTGAATACGCTTCCCATTCAGACCATCGCGCAGTACGGCACACAGCTCTGCGTAGACGGCAGTGCCGGTTGTCAGATGGTCGCAAACAAGTGGAACCCGATCCTGCCCGCCACCAATCCGTACGCCGGATCCAGCACCGTGCCATTGTGGATGTCGCTGCTGCCCTACCCGCAGTTCTCGAACGGATCGTTCAACCATGGCGTGACCGTGAACGGATTTCCTGTTGCGGACTCAAGCTACAACTCACTCCAGACCAAGGTTGAAAAGCGGCTCAGCAACGGCCTGACGATGATCAACAGCTTCACCTGGAGCAAGCTTCTGACCGATGCCAGCTACACGCCGCTGAACTTTGTCGGCTATCACTCCGGTAGTCCGCAGGACTGGCGCAATCTGAATCTCGAGCGCGCCGTCTCTCCGCAGGATGTGAAGTTCCAGTTCAACTCGCAGATTTCCTACGACCTTCCCATTGGTAAAGGCAAACTGCTCAATCTGCATGGCGTAACAAACTCGCTGCTGGGTGGTTGGACCGTCAACACCATTGTGTACCTCAGCAGTGGCGTGCCTATCGCGGCCCCGGTGGGAACCGGCAATCCGTACTTTAATCAGCGCGTCGACCTGACCTGCAATGCCAGCCAGGGTGCGCCGCACACCGCCGAGCAGTGGTTCTCGCCCTCGTGCTTCTCGCAGCCAGCAAGCCAGTTCGCCGCCGGAACCGCACCGGCTTACTTGTCCAACGTGCGCACTGATGGCGCCCACAATCTGGACGCCTCGCTCTACAAGACCTTCGCCATGCCACACGAGACCAACCTGCGGCTCGAGGTCGCCGGGTACAACGTGACCAACACCGTGCAGTATGGTTACCCCAACGTCTTCTGGAACCCAGATGCTGTAACGGACCCAACCGTGTTGACCGGCTTCGGTGCCGTGTTCGGCGCGGCGAACACACCTCGCCAGTTCCAGTTCGGTGCGCGCTACACCTTCTAG